One Pyrus communis chromosome 13, drPyrComm1.1, whole genome shotgun sequence genomic window carries:
- the LOC137712768 gene encoding homeobox protein BEL1 homolog yields MAGELLSSEANKSRNNMASSSVGGFCYSYDVSSSNPTTTHFTTNQIQDFGSNPAEIFSLTTGMEMIGFPKQQNDTSNPAASSIWNKAGFFGKQQQQQPDFTTGISETSTDHHHQNNLLVGGPPHHHHHQSNGWQESNNNNNRFPVDDSSLRCVFPCEGNERPSQGLSLSLSSNNPSSIGLQSFELKQTSHNQPHEHQDHQDDGEDDHMMFMQDRFLGKAASHASASGASSLQHEGLFQLRNSKYLGPAQQLLNEFCSLGTTKPTTADTQKQKPHKNKRWGEQEDNGSTSSSRNKQQSNIYSLEFVELQKRKTRLLSMLEEVERRYKHYCDQMKAVVASFEAVAGAGAATVYSALAAKAMSRHFRSLKDGIVSQIQATRKAMGEKDPVAPGTTRGETPRLRILDQTLRQQRAFQQMNMMESHPWRPQRGLPERSVSVLRAWLFEHFLHPYPSDVDKHILARQTGLSRSQVSNWFINARVRLWKPMVEEMYMEETKERENNMNISNMTSSDGIATDPRPHQSRPEDEKPTHDQLVQMDSECLSSIITYPEKNHDSRGSKNTISSHHIHPHQNFGRVNESFGTMELDFSSYNHHQQHSGGTVSYANEHHHHSNQGFNGGGGVSLTLGLQQHGGNGVSLAFSPASQSSLFYPRDHIEECQPVQYSLLDGEGENNLPYRNLMGAQLLHDLAG; encoded by the exons ATGGCAGGAGAACTGCTGAGTAGTGAAGCTAACAAGTCAAGGAACAACATGGCTTCTTCCTCAGTTGGTGGATTCTGCTACTCTTATGATGTCTCATCCAGCAATCCTACAACCACCCACTTCACCACCAATCAGATCCAAGACTTTGGGTCAAACCCTGCTGAGATCTTCAGCCTCACCACTGGCATGGAGATGATAGGGTTCCCTAAGCAGCAAAATGACACTTCTAACCCTGCAGCTTCATCCATCTGGAATAAAGCTGGCTTCTTTGgtaaacaacaacaacagcaaccAGATTTCACAACTGGAATTTCAGAAACCAGCactgatcatcatcatcagaacAATCTATTGGTGGGAGGACCtccacatcatcatcatcatcaatccAATGGTTGGCAAGagagtaataataataataacaggTTTCCGGTAGATGATTCTTCTTTGAGGTGTGTTTTTCCATGCGAAGGAAATGAGAGGCCAAGTCAAGGCCTTTCACTCTCTCTCAGCTCAAACAATCCTTCCTCTATTGGGTTGCAGTCCTTTGAACTCAAACAGACCAGTCATAATCAGCCACATGAGCATCAAGACCATCAGGATGATGGTGAGGACGACCACATGATGTTTATGCAAGATAGGTTTCTGGGAAAAGCTGCTTCTCATGCTTCTGCTTCTGGGGCAAGCAGTCTTCAACATGAAGGACTGTTCCAGCTGAGGAACTCAAAGTACTTGGGCCCTGCCCAGCAGCTTCTCAATGAGTTCTGCAGCCTTGGAACAACAAAGCCAACGACTGCTGATACACAAAAGCAAAAGCCCCATAAAAACAAAAGGTGGGGTGAACAAGAGGACAATGGTAGTACTAGCTCTTCAAGAAACAAGCAACAATCCAACATTTACTCCCTTGAATTTGTGGAGTTGCAGAAGCGAAAAACCAGACTGCTTTCAATGCTTGAAGAG GTGGAGAGGAGGTACAAGCACTACTGTGATCAAATGAAGGCGGTGGTGGCGTCGTTTGAGGCTGTGGCAGGAGCTGGGGCTGCCACCGTGTACTCCGCCTTAGCGGCGAAGGCCATGTCGAGGCATTTCAGGAGCTTGAAAGATGGGATTGTGAGTCAGATTCAGGCCACAAGAAAGGCCATGGGAGAGAAGGACCCAGTGGCGCCTGGCACGACGAGAGGGGAGACTCCGAGGCTTCGGATTCTCGATCAAACACTTCGACAGCAGAGAGCATTTCAGCAGATGAACATGATGGAAAGCCATCCATGGAGACCCCAACGTGGCCTCCCTGAGAGATCAGTCTCCGTTCTACGAGCTTGGCTCTTTGAACACTTTCTTCATCC GTACCCGAGCGATGTCGATAAACATATCTTAGCCCGCCAAACGGGTCTCTCAAGAAGCCAG GTCTCCAATTGGTTCATTAACGCAAGAGTTAGGCTTTGGAAGCCAATGGTCGAAGAAATGTACATGGAAGAAACAAAGGAACGTGAAAACAACATGAACATTAGCAACATGACCTCCTCAGATGGTATCGCAACCGATCCCCGCCCGCATCAGTCCCGGCCCGAAGATGAAAAGCCGACTCACGATCAACTCGTCCAAATGGACTCCGAGTGCCTCTCCTCCATCATCACCTACCCGGAGAAGAATCATGACTCTAGAGGCAGCAAGAATACCATCTCAAGTCACCACATTCACCCGCATCAAAATTTTGGGAGGGTAAATGAGTCATTCGGGACCATGGAGCTGGATTTTTCGTCGTATAATCATCATCAACAACACTCTGGAGGGACGGTTTCTTATGCTAATGAACATCATCACCACTCAAATCAGGGTTTCAATGGCGGTGGCGGTGTGTCGTTGACATTAGGGTTGCAGCAGCACGGCGGAAATGGAGTGAGCTTAGCATTCTCTCCTGCCTCACAGAGCTCTCTATTTTACCCTAGAGATCACATTGAAGAATGTCAACCGGTTCAGTACTCGCTATTAGATGGGGAAGGTGAGAATAATTTGCCTTACAGAAATTTGATGGGGGCACAGCTGCTACATGACTTGGCAGGATAG
- the LOC137712004 gene encoding uncharacterized protein, with product MAYFEKTLAIRVAGSAPEDWEWLCKHFTDPEFVKKSVAGQKARALKTLLHHFGSKPFSYRFKARCQRGSKFPEIDMFKDVYIRPNNENTKQLHTTMVEKNIAVLQKATSQLPPETPIKDVMVPEDVGFQIMIDVLDQNFGRCRGKIVRGMGKARIRETGASSSKSNTAEVDALKEEVTTLKGQLAIQEEQMRAQGEQMRAQMMAQSE from the exons ATGGCCTACTTCGAGAAGACCTTAGCAATCAG AGTTGCAGGATCGGCCCCAGAGGATTGGGAGTGGCTCTGCAAACATTTTACGGACCCAgaatttgtg AAGAAATCTGTTGCTGGCCAAAAAGCTCGGGCATTAAAGACACTTCTCCACCATTTCGGTTCGAAACCCTTTTCGTATAGGTTTAAGGCAAGATGTcag AGGGGTTCTAAGTTCCCAGAGATCGACATGTTCAAGGACGTTTACATTCGACCTAATAATGAGAACACTAAGCAACTTCAT ACTACTATGGTGGAAAAGAATATTGCTGTTCTCCAAAAAGCAACATCGCAACTTCCGCCGGAGACCCCGATCAAGGACGTCATGGTACCCGAGGATGTAGGTTTTCAGATCATGATTGATGTCTTGGATCAGAACTTTGGTCGTTGTCGTGGCAAGATTGTTCGGGGTATGGGCAAAGCGCGGATTCGTGAGACAGGTGCTTCTTCTTCCAAATCGAACACAGCAGAGGTTGATGCATTGAAGGAGGAAGTGACAACCTTAAAAGGTCAGCTTGCGATCCAGGAAGAGCAGATGAGGGCCCAGGGCGAGCAGATGAGGGCACAGATGATGGCTCAGAGTGAGTAG